ATCTCTTTTGCCCATTCTTTCTAAATCCCAACACTATCATAAAAATCCCAAAGCCTATCATTGCAGCAGAAACTTTCTCATTGGTAAATTCTGCATTTACCAAAAATTCCTCCACAAATTCTGGTCCCCAAATCAATAACTGCTGAATTAGAACAATTCCGCCCATCACACAAAACAAAACTCCAATTGCAGTAAACCAATTTCTACCACGTCTATAGTATTCGTGACTCATGATTAATGAAAATAACCTTAGATGATTTTGATGCCTGGATTCTTTATCTTGTTTCTAATCATTGCATTAAGTAGCAATGGTGTAGACATTTCTGCAAGATATGACAATTCAATTGGACCCAAGTAAATTGATCTTAGACCTTTGATCTCATCAATCAAAGTATTAACAACTTGGACTGAATCATCATCATCTCCACAAACAAATATGTCATAATCAAGTTCCAGAGTAGGATTTACTAATTTTTTCTCAGAAATCACATGGAATGCTGACACCAATTTTGATTTATTTTTCATATGATTCAAAACAAGTTTGTATGAAAACGGTTTATTCTCTTTAATTGAAACGCACTCAAATCCAACATCAGTCTTTGTCATTGGAACAATTGGAGATACTACAACACAACTGTCTTTGACTTTTGATAAAATTTCAGAACATACAGAATCAATATTCTCATAAGGAATTGATAAAATCAGAACGTCGCTCTCTTTTGCAACTGAAACATTATCGTTTCCAGAAATTGATCCTTTAATTTCACCAAATGCTTCTTTTGCAAGATTCGTATATTCAACTGCAGATTCTGCAGCTCTTGCAGCGTCTCTGGAGCCAACTATTACATCATGATTTTGTGACCATCTTAGAGCAAAACCTTTGCCCATGCCACCAGTTCCACCAATAATTCCTACCTTCATGATTATTCATCTGATAATCTTATTATTATCTTTATTTGAATTCCGATCAAGTTGGGGCATATTATTTTCCTAAGACACGGTCAGGCAAAAAACAACACTGAGAGAATTTTAGCAGGCAGAATAGAAGGCGTTCCACTAACTGATGTTGGAATAAAGCAAGCAGAACATACTGCCCAACTACTTGAACACATGAATGTCTCTGCAATTTATTCCAGTCCAATTCAAAGAGCAAAACA
This genomic window from Nitrosopumilus ureiphilus contains:
- the npdG gene encoding NADPH-dependent F420 reductase translates to MKVGIIGGTGGMGKGFALRWSQNHDVIVGSRDAARAAESAVEYTNLAKEAFGEIKGSISGNDNVSVAKESDVLILSIPYENIDSVCSEILSKVKDSCVVVSPIVPMTKTDVGFECVSIKENKPFSYKLVLNHMKNKSKLVSAFHVISEKKLVNPTLELDYDIFVCGDDDDSVQVVNTLIDEIKGLRSIYLGPIELSYLAEMSTPLLLNAMIRNKIKNPGIKII